Within Nocardioides rotundus, the genomic segment GCGCGTTTCGCCGTCCTCAGCGCTGGCGGTGATCCGCCGGTAGTCCGGCGAGAGCAGCTCGGCCAACGGGCCGGTGTCCCCGGCGTCCCAGGCGGCGTCCCACGCCTCGACGATCTGGTTGCGGACCTCAGTGGTCACGACTGGCTCCTCTCAACGGGTGTTTCGCCCGGCACCGGGCCGAAGGTGCGCAGCCGGTCGTCATTGAGCTCCTTCCAGAAGGAGATCGCGAGACCGGCGATGATCACCAGGAACGGTGCCGAGGTGACGATCACGGTGTTCTGTAGCGCGGTCAGGCCGCCGCCGAGCATCAGCACGATGGCGGTGACCCCGGTCAGCACACCCCACAAGATGAGCACTGAGCGGCGCGGGGTGAGCGACCCGCCGGAGGTCAGCATGGACAGCACGTAGGTGTTCGCGTCCGCGCCGGAGATGAAGAACATGACGACCAGGAAGATCGCCACGACCGAGGTCACCCCGGAGAGCGGGAAGTACTCCAAGGTGGCGAAGAACGCGGAGTTGATGTCGGCGCTGGTCTGCTCGGCGATGTTGCCGCCGCGGAACATGTCCACGTTGATCGCGGTGCCGCCGAAGACGGTGAACCAGGTGAAGAAGACCAGCGAGGGGACCAGCAGCACCCCGGCGATGAACTCGCGCACCGTGCGGCCGCGCGAGATCCGGGCCAGGAACACCCCGACGAAGGCGCCCCAGGAGACCCACCACGCCATCATGAAGTAGGTCCACCACTGCATCCACTCCAGTCCGCCGAACGCGGTGCCCTGCAGGCTCATCCGGAAGAAGTCGCTGGCCCACATGCCCAGGGACTCGATGAACAGGTTCGCGACGAAGACGGCCGGCCCGACGATGAGGATGAAGACGAACAGGGCGAGGCTCAGCCCGGCGCTGGCCTGGCTGAGGTACTTGATTCCCTTGCTGACGCCGGTGACGGCGGAGAAGGTGAACACCGTGGTCACGACCGCGATGATCAGCACCTGCACGACGTTGTTGACCGGGATGTTCCACAGCGAGTTCAAGCCGTTGTTGACCTGCAGCGCCCCCAGCCCGAGCGAGGTCGTGGTGCCGAAGAGGGTGGAGAAGACGGCGAGCACGTCGATCGTCTTCCCGATCGGACC encodes:
- a CDS encoding BCCT family transporter — encoded protein: MTDQKPPRVRPEAHRHLGTTHDPEHLAQEPEIFTPHGDEAEATQRLGSVFYASVAIAVVFVVWGAVFTENLATVTTSSLNWLTASFGWLYLVVTLGLLIFLAFLAFSGCGRLRLGHDDDRPEFHTISWLAMILAAVMGIGLVSYGVAEPISHFATPPHGLAEPGTPAAAVRAMQYSYFDWGLHAWAIFAVFGLAMAYSIYRKGRISLVSQLFYPLLGERVNGPIGKTIDVLAVFSTLFGTTTSLGLGALQVNNGLNSLWNIPVNNVVQVLIIAVVTTVFTFSAVTGVSKGIKYLSQASAGLSLALFVFILIVGPAVFVANLFIESLGMWASDFFRMSLQGTAFGGLEWMQWWTYFMMAWWVSWGAFVGVFLARISRGRTVREFIAGVLLVPSLVFFTWFTVFGGTAINVDMFRGGNIAEQTSADINSAFFATLEYFPLSGVTSVVAIFLVVMFFISGADANTYVLSMLTSGGSLTPRRSVLILWGVLTGVTAIVLMLGGGLTALQNTVIVTSAPFLVIIAGLAISFWKELNDDRLRTFGPVPGETPVERSQS